A stretch of Amycolatopsis balhimycina FH 1894 DNA encodes these proteins:
- a CDS encoding cytochrome P450 — protein sequence MTTTEERVLLASDEPFVRRLCPHLREPYDGPPVRRIVTPAGDHAWLVSRYAEIKGLLRDDRLGRSHPDPGRKPQYAGNPTYDLATAADHGAGDKFHHDLRKVLQPHFAARHMLHLRPKVEELTAGLVEAFAARPRPADLHAGLSAPLTLLVICELLGVPVGEREQCAALVSRMGGVADEQGDGTAAFFGYLRDLAARKRAAPEDDVISRLVTGNDVTDEQVGEIAMLLLFAGIGSTVKQIDYGFLLLANDPAQRDAVAADPDLVPRAVEEMLRVSGSLSLPRYAREDIEIGGVTIGEDELVLLDLARANMDVDAFDCPAEFDVGRAPNRHLTFAHGAWACMGAPLARILMQVLFTRLLTRLPGLRPLVPAAEVATTDAPLGGGLTDELLVTWY from the coding sequence ATGACCACGACGGAGGAACGGGTGTTGCTCGCGTCCGACGAGCCCTTCGTGCGACGGCTGTGCCCGCACCTGCGGGAACCGTACGACGGTCCGCCGGTCCGGCGGATCGTCACCCCGGCCGGGGACCACGCGTGGCTGGTGTCCCGGTACGCCGAGATCAAGGGGCTGCTGCGCGACGACCGGCTCGGGCGCTCGCACCCGGATCCGGGCCGCAAGCCGCAGTACGCCGGCAACCCCACCTATGACCTGGCCACCGCCGCCGACCACGGGGCCGGGGACAAGTTCCACCACGACCTGCGCAAGGTGCTGCAGCCGCACTTCGCGGCCCGGCACATGCTGCACCTGCGGCCGAAGGTGGAAGAGCTGACCGCGGGACTGGTCGAGGCGTTCGCCGCCCGGCCGCGACCGGCCGACCTGCACGCCGGTCTGTCGGCCCCGCTGACGCTGCTGGTGATCTGCGAGCTGCTGGGCGTGCCCGTGGGTGAACGCGAGCAGTGTGCGGCCCTGGTGTCCCGGATGGGCGGCGTGGCCGACGAGCAGGGCGACGGCACAGCCGCGTTCTTCGGCTACCTGCGCGACCTGGCCGCGCGCAAGCGGGCGGCACCGGAGGACGACGTCATTTCCCGCCTCGTGACCGGCAACGATGTGACCGACGAGCAGGTCGGCGAGATCGCCATGCTGTTGCTGTTCGCCGGCATCGGCTCGACGGTCAAGCAGATCGACTACGGTTTCCTGTTGCTGGCCAACGACCCGGCGCAGCGCGACGCGGTGGCGGCCGATCCGGACCTGGTGCCCAGGGCCGTCGAGGAGATGCTGCGGGTCTCCGGCAGCCTCAGCCTGCCGCGTTACGCCCGCGAGGACATCGAGATCGGCGGCGTGACCATCGGCGAGGACGAGCTGGTGCTGCTGGACCTGGCCCGGGCCAACATGGACGTCGACGCCTTCGACTGCCCGGCCGAGTTCGACGTCGGCCGGGCTCCCAACCGGCACCTGACCTTCGCGCACGGTGCCTGGGCGTGCATGGGCGCCCCGCTGGCCCGGATCCTGATGCAGGTGCTGTTCACCCGCCTGCTGACCCGCCTGCCCGGCCTGCGCCCCTTGGTCCCCGCGGCCGAGGTGGCCACCACGGACGCCCCGCTGGGCGGCGGCCTCACCGACGAACTGCTCGTCACCTGGTACTAA
- a CDS encoding ferredoxin — translation MQITVDPGRCIGAGQCVLTAPEVFDQNESGIVTVLRPAPAGGDAAAAREAALVCPSSTITVE, via the coding sequence GTGCAGATCACCGTCGACCCCGGACGCTGCATCGGCGCGGGTCAGTGCGTGCTGACCGCGCCGGAGGTGTTCGACCAGAACGAAAGCGGCATCGTCACGGTGCTGCGGCCGGCACCGGCCGGCGGTGACGCGGCCGCCGCGCGCGAAGCCGCGCTGGTGTGCCCATCCTCGACGATCACCGTCGAATAG
- a CDS encoding cytochrome P450 yields MTSTDTPMVDFPVRRPGESFPPAAYAGYRERPGLVRTTLATGQPVWLVSRHEDVRAVLTDRRISANPENEGFPKVGRTGGVPTQNEIPGWFVGLDPPEHDRFRKALIPEFSVRRIRAWQPLIQRTVDECVEALLAKDGRADLVEDFALAVPSLVISAMLGVPGDDRPFFEAKTKILVNLQRSTEEERADAVRQLLRYITRLIGIKQKWPGDDLITRILATGAITPQEMSGVVMLLLIAGHETTANNISLGVVTLLANPRWIGDERVVEELVRYHSVADLVAMRTAVEDVEIGGRLIRAGEGLIPLIAAANHDTNAFACPHEFKPDRPARNHVAFGFGVHQCLGQNLVRAEMAAVYKTLFERVPTLRIDAPLEELPFKYDGTLFGLHALPVRWQPSSTPGRGGQG; encoded by the coding sequence ATGACGAGCACCGACACCCCCATGGTCGACTTCCCGGTGCGGCGACCGGGCGAGTCCTTCCCGCCCGCGGCCTACGCCGGTTACCGCGAACGGCCCGGCCTGGTCCGCACCACGCTGGCCACCGGCCAGCCGGTCTGGCTGGTTTCCCGGCACGAGGACGTGCGGGCCGTGCTGACCGACCGCCGGATCAGCGCGAACCCGGAGAACGAGGGCTTCCCCAAGGTCGGCCGGACCGGTGGGGTGCCGACCCAGAACGAGATCCCCGGCTGGTTCGTCGGTCTCGACCCGCCCGAGCACGACCGGTTCCGCAAGGCGCTGATCCCGGAGTTCTCGGTCCGCCGGATCCGGGCCTGGCAGCCGCTGATCCAGCGCACGGTGGACGAGTGCGTGGAGGCGTTGCTGGCCAAGGACGGCCGGGCCGACCTGGTCGAGGACTTCGCGCTGGCGGTGCCCTCACTGGTGATCTCGGCCATGCTGGGCGTACCCGGCGACGACCGGCCCTTCTTCGAGGCCAAGACCAAGATCCTGGTCAACCTGCAGCGGAGCACCGAGGAGGAGCGCGCGGATGCGGTCCGGCAGCTGCTGCGCTACATCACCCGGCTGATCGGCATCAAGCAGAAGTGGCCCGGCGACGACCTGATCACCCGGATCCTCGCCACCGGGGCCATCACGCCCCAGGAGATGTCCGGCGTCGTCATGCTGCTGCTGATCGCCGGGCACGAGACCACGGCCAACAACATCTCGCTGGGCGTGGTGACGCTGCTGGCCAACCCCCGGTGGATCGGGGACGAGCGGGTGGTCGAGGAGCTGGTCCGCTACCACTCCGTGGCCGACCTGGTGGCCATGCGCACCGCCGTCGAGGACGTCGAGATAGGCGGCCGGCTGATCCGCGCGGGCGAGGGCCTGATCCCGCTGATCGCCGCGGCCAACCACGACACGAACGCGTTCGCCTGCCCGCACGAGTTCAAGCCGGACCGCCCGGCCCGCAACCACGTCGCGTTCGGCTTCGGCGTGCACCAGTGCCTGGGCCAGAACCTGGTCCGGGCCGAGATGGCCGCGGTGTACAAGACGCTGTTCGAGCGGGTGCCGACGCTCCGGATCGACGCTCCCCTGGAGGAGCTGCCGTTCAAGTACGACGGCACGCTGTTCGGCCTGCACGCGCTGCCCGTGCGCTGGCAGCCTTCGAGCACGCCCGGACGAGGAGGGCAAGGATGA
- a CDS encoding DegT/DnrJ/EryC1/StrS family aminotransferase translates to MAYTYSVSRPSLTGRELEYVTEGISDGWISSQGPHVRRFERAFADYNGVAHGVACSSGTTALTLALRALGVGPGDEVIVPEFTMIASAWAVTYTGATPVFVDCGDDLNLDVARIEEKITPRTKVLMPVHIYGRRCDMDPIMRLAYEYNLYVVEDSAEAHGVRPVGDIACFSLYANKIITAGEGGICLTDDARLAGQIAHLRGMAFSDDHSFLHKKLAYNFRMTDMQAAVALAQTERLDELLAARKEIERRYDEGLAGIDGITLMPPRDVLWMYDVRAERREELRDHLAAEGIETRLFFKPMSRQPGYFDPSWPALNASRFAADGCYLPTYVGLTASDQEFITGKVRQFYAA, encoded by the coding sequence GTGGCCTACACCTATTCCGTGTCCCGGCCCAGCCTGACCGGCCGGGAACTCGAGTACGTCACCGAGGGGATCAGCGACGGCTGGATCTCCTCGCAGGGACCGCACGTGCGCCGCTTCGAGCGTGCTTTCGCCGACTACAACGGCGTCGCGCACGGCGTCGCCTGTTCCTCCGGCACCACCGCCCTCACCCTGGCGCTGCGGGCGCTCGGCGTCGGCCCGGGCGACGAGGTGATCGTGCCGGAGTTCACCATGATCGCCAGTGCCTGGGCGGTCACCTACACCGGGGCGACGCCGGTGTTCGTCGACTGCGGGGACGACCTGAACCTCGACGTCGCCCGGATCGAGGAGAAGATCACCCCGCGCACCAAGGTGCTCATGCCGGTGCACATCTACGGCCGCCGCTGCGACATGGACCCGATCATGCGGCTGGCCTACGAGTACAACCTGTACGTGGTGGAGGACTCGGCCGAGGCGCACGGGGTCCGCCCGGTCGGCGACATCGCGTGTTTCTCGCTCTACGCCAACAAGATCATCACCGCCGGCGAAGGCGGCATCTGCCTGACCGACGACGCCCGGCTGGCCGGTCAGATCGCGCACCTGCGGGGCATGGCCTTCTCCGACGACCACTCGTTCCTGCACAAGAAGCTGGCCTACAACTTCCGGATGACCGACATGCAGGCCGCGGTGGCGCTGGCCCAGACCGAGCGGCTGGACGAGCTGCTGGCCGCGCGCAAGGAGATCGAACGGCGCTACGACGAGGGCCTGGCCGGGATCGACGGCATCACGCTGATGCCGCCCCGGGACGTCCTGTGGATGTACGACGTGCGGGCCGAGCGCCGCGAGGAGCTGCGGGACCACCTGGCCGCGGAGGGCATCGAGACCCGGCTGTTCTTCAAGCCGATGAGCCGCCAGCCCGGCTACTTCGACCCGTCTTGGCCCGCGCTCAACGCCTCCCGGTTCGCCGCGGACGGCTGCTACCTGCCCACCTACGTCGGGCTGACCGCGAGCGACCAGGAGTTCATCACCGGCAAGGTGCGGCAGTTCTACGCCGCCTGA
- a CDS encoding glycosyltransferase, whose amino-acid sequence MDTAQRPILFVGLPESGLLNPLLVLAGELAARGTEDLWFATDEHRRAEVTALSARSEVRFASLGDPVPELSAVTWDDEVYAAVTQRSRFKATKALIEHSYDPSLQVGKYRRLEAVVEQVRPALMVVDVMCTFAINLAITKGIPFVPTVPFLPSNVLTGNIPFSKSYTPRDFPVPRSGLPYPMSAAQQLANRLFKLRTVLMFANPRMSKVLKQGGEIRKQLGIAPEAAKAMARIDHAELVLCFSVAELDYPFDLPEKVKLVGALVPDLPQAPGDRSITDWLDAQESVVYLGFGTITRLTRDQVTALVEVARRMSAHQFLWKLPREQQHLLPPAGTLPANLRIEGWLPSQLDVLAHPKVRVFFNHAGGNAYHEGLYFGKPLVSRPLWVDCYDQAVRAESLGAGLTVDQPHTVDPDDVVDKLTRVLTEPSFTERAAHMSALLQAAGGRRTAADLLMKLPALA is encoded by the coding sequence ATGGACACCGCCCAGCGCCCCATTCTCTTCGTCGGCCTACCGGAGAGCGGGCTGTTGAACCCGCTGCTGGTGCTGGCAGGCGAGCTGGCCGCCCGCGGCACCGAAGACCTCTGGTTCGCCACCGACGAACACCGGCGGGCGGAGGTCACCGCCCTGTCCGCCCGCAGCGAGGTGCGGTTCGCCTCGCTCGGCGACCCGGTACCGGAGCTGTCCGCGGTCACCTGGGACGACGAGGTGTACGCGGCGGTCACCCAGCGCTCCCGGTTCAAGGCCACCAAGGCGCTGATCGAGCACTCCTACGACCCCAGCCTGCAAGTCGGCAAGTACCGCCGGCTCGAGGCCGTGGTGGAGCAGGTGCGGCCCGCGCTGATGGTGGTCGACGTGATGTGCACGTTCGCGATCAACCTGGCCATCACCAAGGGCATCCCGTTCGTGCCGACCGTGCCGTTCCTGCCCAGCAACGTGCTGACCGGGAACATCCCGTTCAGCAAGTCCTACACACCACGCGACTTCCCCGTACCGCGCTCGGGCCTGCCGTACCCGATGAGCGCGGCCCAGCAGCTGGCCAACCGCCTGTTCAAGCTGCGCACCGTCCTCATGTTCGCCAATCCCCGGATGTCCAAAGTGCTCAAGCAGGGCGGCGAAATCCGCAAGCAGCTCGGCATCGCGCCGGAGGCCGCCAAGGCGATGGCCCGGATCGACCACGCCGAGCTGGTGCTGTGCTTCTCCGTGGCCGAACTGGACTACCCCTTCGACTTGCCGGAGAAGGTGAAACTGGTCGGCGCGCTCGTTCCCGACCTGCCGCAGGCACCCGGCGACCGCAGCATCACCGACTGGCTGGACGCCCAGGAATCCGTGGTATACCTGGGTTTCGGCACGATCACCCGGCTGACCCGGGACCAGGTGACCGCGCTGGTCGAGGTGGCCCGGCGGATGAGCGCGCACCAGTTCCTGTGGAAGCTGCCCAGGGAGCAGCAGCACCTGCTGCCGCCGGCCGGTACGCTGCCGGCCAACCTGCGGATCGAAGGCTGGCTGCCGTCCCAGCTCGACGTGCTGGCCCACCCCAAGGTCCGGGTGTTCTTCAACCACGCCGGCGGGAACGCCTACCACGAGGGCCTCTACTTCGGGAAGCCCTTGGTCTCCCGCCCGCTGTGGGTGGACTGCTACGACCAGGCGGTGCGGGCCGAGAGCCTGGGTGCCGGCCTGACGGTGGACCAGCCGCACACGGTGGATCCGGACGACGTCGTGGACAAGCTGACCCGCGTGCTGACCGAGCCGTCGTTCACCGAGCGGGCCGCCCACATGTCCGCGCTGCTGCAGGCCGCGGGCGGGCGGCGCACCGCCGCCGATCTGCTGATGAAGCTGCCCGCGCTGGCCTGA
- a CDS encoding type I polyketide synthase → MGSAAGDQAAGGDPAAGGGRAGFLPVLLSASEPGVLAEQAAAWGAVLESGAAVRDVAFSAATGRSGLRHRAAVLGADRAELLAGLAGLGGAMRGEAGHGGLAFVFSGQGAQRLGMGRELHRCFPVFTAAFDAACAELDRHLDRPLKTVLWAAPGSAEAELLDHTRYTQPALFAFQVALFRLLESWGLRPDVVTGHSIGELAAAHVGGVWSLADAARLAAHRGRLMEELPDGGAMVAVAAGEEQVRPVLAGHEHELCVGAVNAPGSVVLSGATDAVLAAQRQLRERGHRTRRLAVNRAFHSPLVEPALAGLREVAESLTYHDVRLTAVSTLTGAQVTDDDWTSPEYWVRQARGAVRFAGAVGTLRELGVTAVLELSADAVLSAQAAESLSGAGVAVAALRAGQDEERALVTALAELHVHGAGPDWAAFFADRPARRLPLPVGAPAPAAAVETPVAVDSPLARELTGLPAADRVPHLVALVAREAAALLAADGSGPEGDLDPGRDFADLGFDSLRVVRLRDRLADATGLALPASLAFDHPTPTGLAEFLAGALLGTGSDERATPAPRRFSDDPIAIVGMACRLPAGVRSPEDLWDLVAGGIDATTEFPADRGWQLDGGHARGGFLEDATGFDAGFFGIAPREALAMDPQQRQLLEVAWEALERAGIDPAGLRGSATGVFVGTNGQSYAAVAGNAAEDLQGHTGTGLAASVLSGRVSYTLGLEGPAVSVDTACSSSLVSLHLAAQALRNGECGLALTGGVTVMATPHKFGEFARQGGLSSDGRCKSYGDDADGVGWAEGVGVLVVERLSDARRNGHEVLAVVRGSAVNQDGASNGLTAPNGPSQQRVIRQALASAGLSPSDVDAVEGHGTGTKLGDPIEAQALLATYGQDRETPLWLGSLKSNIGHAQAAAGVAGVIKMVMAIRHGVLPPTLYAGTPSSRVDWNAGAIRLLTERVGWPATDRPRRAGVSSFGISGTNAHVVIEAPEPVEPEPEPAEAPVPFVLSAKTPDALRDQAAALAAHLDAHEPNPVDVAWSLVASRAAFDHAAVFTDRESLRAGRPAATGIRGRGKLAVLFSGQGAQRAGMGRELSARYPVFAAALDEVLSTLDIDGLRAAMGTGDGLDRTEYTQPALFAVEVALYRLVESWGVKPDYVAGHSVGEISAAHVSGVLSLADAGALVAARGRLMQALPAGGAMLAVRAAEAEALAWIEGTDVSIAAVNGPDAVVLAGPEAAVLALAEGRRAKRLPVSHAFHSGLMDPMLDEFAEVVRGLGFHPPEIPVVSTLTGEPATGFDAGYWVRHARETVRFADGLATLQGQGVRTFVELGPDATLTTHVAGFAEVAGIAVLRKGHPEEESLLRALGAMHVRGVRIDWAAFFAPYRPRTVPLPTYAFQHERYWPTPKPIASDASGLGQQTTGHPVLGAAVTLPDSAGVVLTGVLSVRTHPWLAEHRPDGRITFPANAFPELVIRAGDELGCGALGELIVRSPLVLSEQDAVQVQVHVGAERAGSRPFVLRSRTGADDWTEHATGHLGRPAVPAVTGMEWPPADAELVTAAGPGVRGVRTRGSEVFAEVEGPAEDGWGLHPALLDSALHALASGGAAGGFAHRWRRTTLHATGATVLRVRLAGTDLVAVDPHGAPVLTAELDLDPEPVRPDADRRTLYRIDWLPTSAAASASRPILVGPDPYDLDAGRRVPGLAEIRDGSAPVLVAFSGDDADECVSAHDLSCRALAVAQEWLAEPRFGGATLTVVPAVCGPARTWPRRRCGAWCARRSRSTPAGSA, encoded by the coding sequence ATGGGCAGTGCAGCAGGGGACCAGGCAGCCGGCGGCGATCCGGCAGCCGGTGGTGGCCGGGCCGGGTTCCTGCCGGTGCTGCTGTCCGCATCGGAGCCCGGCGTGCTGGCCGAGCAGGCCGCGGCCTGGGGGGCCGTGCTGGAGTCCGGGGCGGCCGTGCGGGACGTCGCGTTCTCCGCGGCCACCGGCCGCAGCGGGCTGCGGCACCGCGCCGCGGTGCTGGGCGCGGACCGGGCGGAACTGCTGGCCGGGCTGGCCGGCCTCGGCGGCGCCATGCGCGGGGAAGCCGGGCACGGCGGCTTGGCCTTCGTGTTCTCCGGCCAGGGCGCGCAACGGCTCGGCATGGGCCGGGAGCTGCACCGGTGTTTCCCGGTGTTCACGGCGGCCTTCGACGCGGCTTGCGCGGAACTGGACCGGCACCTCGACCGTCCACTGAAGACCGTCCTGTGGGCCGCGCCCGGCTCCGCGGAGGCGGAGCTGCTCGATCACACCCGCTACACCCAGCCCGCGCTGTTCGCGTTCCAGGTCGCGTTGTTCCGGTTGCTGGAGTCCTGGGGGCTGCGCCCGGACGTGGTGACCGGTCACTCGATCGGCGAGCTGGCCGCCGCACACGTCGGCGGGGTCTGGTCACTGGCCGACGCCGCCCGGCTGGCCGCCCACCGCGGCCGGCTGATGGAAGAACTGCCGGACGGCGGGGCCATGGTCGCCGTGGCGGCCGGCGAGGAGCAGGTCCGCCCGGTGCTGGCCGGGCACGAGCACGAGCTGTGCGTCGGCGCGGTGAACGCGCCGGGCTCGGTGGTGCTCTCCGGCGCGACCGACGCCGTCCTGGCCGCGCAGCGGCAGCTGCGTGAGCGGGGCCACCGCACCCGGAGGCTGGCGGTCAACCGGGCCTTCCACTCCCCGCTGGTGGAGCCCGCCCTGGCTGGGCTGCGGGAGGTCGCCGAATCCTTGACCTACCACGACGTGCGGCTCACCGCGGTGTCCACGCTGACCGGTGCGCAGGTGACCGACGACGACTGGACCAGCCCGGAGTACTGGGTGCGCCAGGCCCGCGGCGCGGTCCGCTTCGCCGGCGCCGTCGGCACCCTGCGCGAGCTCGGCGTGACCGCGGTGCTCGAGCTGAGCGCGGACGCGGTGCTTTCCGCCCAGGCCGCCGAGTCGCTGTCCGGCGCCGGCGTGGCGGTGGCCGCGCTGCGGGCCGGACAGGACGAGGAGCGCGCGCTGGTGACCGCGCTGGCCGAGCTGCACGTGCACGGTGCCGGCCCGGACTGGGCCGCGTTCTTCGCCGATCGCCCCGCCCGCCGGCTGCCGCTGCCCGTCGGCGCACCCGCCCCGGCCGCGGCGGTCGAGACCCCGGTCGCGGTGGACAGCCCGCTGGCCCGCGAACTGACCGGGCTGCCGGCCGCCGACCGGGTGCCGCACCTGGTCGCGCTGGTCGCCCGCGAGGCGGCCGCGCTGCTGGCCGCCGACGGCTCCGGCCCCGAGGGTGACCTGGACCCGGGTCGCGACTTCGCCGACCTCGGCTTCGACTCGCTGCGCGTGGTACGGCTGCGAGACCGGCTGGCCGACGCCACCGGGCTCGCCCTGCCCGCGTCCCTGGCCTTCGACCACCCGACGCCCACCGGGCTGGCCGAGTTCCTCGCCGGCGCCCTGCTCGGCACCGGGAGCGACGAGCGGGCCACGCCCGCGCCGCGGCGGTTCTCCGACGACCCCATCGCCATCGTCGGCATGGCCTGCCGCCTGCCCGCCGGGGTGCGGTCCCCCGAGGACCTCTGGGACTTGGTCGCCGGCGGGATCGACGCCACCACGGAGTTCCCGGCGGACCGCGGCTGGCAGCTCGACGGCGGGCACGCCCGCGGCGGGTTCCTCGAGGACGCCACCGGATTCGACGCCGGCTTCTTCGGCATCGCGCCGCGTGAAGCGCTGGCCATGGACCCGCAGCAGCGGCAGCTGCTCGAGGTGGCGTGGGAAGCGCTGGAACGGGCGGGCATCGATCCGGCCGGGCTGCGCGGCAGCGCCACGGGCGTGTTCGTGGGCACCAACGGCCAGAGTTACGCCGCCGTCGCCGGCAACGCCGCCGAGGACCTCCAGGGCCACACCGGCACCGGCCTGGCCGCCAGCGTGCTGTCCGGCCGGGTGTCCTACACCCTGGGGCTGGAGGGGCCCGCGGTGAGCGTGGACACCGCCTGCTCGTCGTCGCTGGTTTCCCTGCACCTCGCCGCGCAGGCCCTGCGCAACGGGGAGTGCGGCCTGGCGCTGACCGGCGGCGTGACCGTGATGGCCACCCCGCACAAGTTCGGCGAGTTCGCCCGCCAGGGCGGCCTGTCCTCGGACGGCCGCTGCAAGTCCTACGGCGACGACGCCGACGGTGTCGGCTGGGCCGAAGGCGTCGGTGTGCTGGTGGTGGAGCGGCTGTCGGACGCCCGGCGCAATGGTCACGAGGTGCTGGCGGTCGTTCGCGGGTCCGCGGTCAACCAGGATGGTGCGTCCAACGGCTTGACCGCGCCGAACGGTCCGTCGCAGCAGCGGGTGATCCGGCAGGCGCTGGCGTCGGCCGGCTTGTCCCCATCGGACGTCGACGCGGTCGAGGGGCACGGCACCGGCACGAAGCTGGGTGACCCGATCGAAGCCCAGGCGCTGCTCGCGACCTATGGCCAGGATCGGGAAACCCCGCTGTGGCTGGGCTCGTTGAAGTCCAACATCGGGCACGCCCAAGCCGCGGCCGGGGTGGCCGGCGTGATCAAGATGGTCATGGCGATACGGCACGGTGTGCTGCCGCCGACCCTGTACGCCGGCACGCCGTCGTCCCGGGTGGACTGGAACGCGGGTGCCATCCGCCTGCTGACCGAGCGGGTCGGCTGGCCCGCGACCGACCGGCCGCGCCGGGCGGGGGTGTCCTCCTTCGGGATCAGCGGCACCAACGCCCACGTCGTCATCGAAGCACCCGAGCCGGTCGAGCCGGAGCCGGAGCCGGCCGAGGCGCCGGTTCCGTTCGTGCTGTCGGCCAAGACGCCGGACGCGCTGCGGGACCAGGCCGCCGCGCTGGCCGCGCACCTCGACGCGCACGAGCCGAACCCGGTGGACGTGGCCTGGTCCCTGGTGGCCTCCCGGGCGGCGTTCGACCACGCCGCGGTGTTCACCGACCGCGAGTCGCTGCGGGCCGGCCGCCCGGCCGCGACCGGCATCCGCGGCCGCGGCAAGCTCGCGGTGCTGTTCTCGGGCCAGGGCGCGCAGCGGGCGGGGATGGGCCGTGAGCTGTCCGCTCGCTATCCGGTGTTCGCGGCCGCGCTGGACGAGGTACTGTCCACATTGGACATCGATGGCCTGCGTGCCGCGATGGGGACCGGGGACGGCCTGGACCGGACCGAATACACCCAGCCGGCGTTGTTCGCGGTCGAGGTGGCGCTGTACCGGCTGGTCGAGTCATGGGGTGTGAAGCCCGATTACGTGGCCGGGCACAGCGTCGGCGAGATCAGCGCGGCCCACGTTTCGGGTGTGCTGTCGCTGGCTGACGCCGGTGCGCTGGTGGCTGCCCGTGGCCGGTTGATGCAGGCGTTGCCCGCCGGCGGGGCGATGCTGGCGGTGCGGGCTGCCGAGGCCGAGGCGCTGGCGTGGATCGAGGGAACCGACGTCTCGATCGCCGCGGTGAACGGGCCGGACGCGGTGGTGCTGGCCGGGCCGGAAGCGGCGGTGCTGGCGCTCGCGGAGGGCCGGCGGGCCAAGCGGCTGCCGGTGTCGCACGCGTTCCACTCCGGACTCATGGACCCGATGCTGGACGAGTTCGCCGAAGTCGTGCGGGGGCTGGGGTTCCACCCCCCGGAGATCCCGGTGGTCTCCACCCTGACCGGTGAGCCGGCCACCGGGTTCGACGCCGGATATTGGGTCCGGCACGCGCGGGAGACCGTCCGGTTCGCCGACGGGCTGGCCACGCTGCAGGGCCAGGGGGTGCGGACGTTCGTCGAGCTCGGTCCGGATGCGACGTTGACCACGCACGTGGCCGGGTTCGCCGAGGTGGCCGGGATCGCCGTGCTGCGCAAGGGCCACCCCGAGGAGGAGAGTCTCCTGCGGGCGCTGGGGGCGATGCACGTGCGGGGCGTCCGGATCGACTGGGCGGCCTTCTTCGCGCCGTACCGGCCGCGCACGGTCCCGTTGCCCACGTACGCCTTCCAGCACGAGCGCTACTGGCCGACGCCCAAGCCGATCGCCTCGGACGCGTCCGGCCTGGGCCAGCAGACCACCGGGCACCCGGTGCTCGGCGCCGCCGTCACCCTCCCGGACTCCGCCGGCGTGGTGCTGACCGGGGTCCTTTCGGTGCGCACGCACCCGTGGCTGGCCGAGCACCGGCCGGACGGCCGGATCACCTTCCCGGCCAACGCTTTCCCGGAATTGGTGATCCGCGCCGGCGACGAGCTGGGCTGCGGCGCGCTCGGCGAGCTGATCGTGCGATCGCCCCTGGTGCTGTCCGAGCAGGACGCGGTGCAGGTCCAGGTGCACGTGGGCGCGGAGCGGGCCGGGAGCCGCCCGTTCGTGCTGCGCTCCCGCACCGGCGCGGACGACTGGACCGAGCACGCCACCGGCCACCTCGGCCGGCCCGCGGTCCCGGCCGTCACCGGCATGGAGTGGCCGCCCGCCGACGCCGAGCTCGTGACCGCCGCCGGACCCGGTGTCCGCGGCGTCCGGACTCGCGGCTCGGAGGTGTTCGCGGAGGTGGAAGGGCCGGCCGAGGACGGCTGGGGTCTGCATCCCGCGCTGCTGGACAGCGCGCTGCACGCGCTGGCTTCGGGCGGGGCCGCCGGTGGCTTCGCCCACCGCTGGCGCCGCACCACCCTGCACGCCACCGGCGCCACCGTGCTGCGGGTCCGGCTGGCCGGCACCGACCTCGTCGCCGTCGACCCGCACGGCGCACCCGTCCTCACCGCCGAGCTGGACCTGGACCCCGAGCCGGTCCGGCCGGACGCCGACCGCCGGACCCTCTACCGCATCGACTGGCTGCCGACGTCGGCCGCGGCGTCCGCGAGCCGGCCGATCCTGGTCGGCCCCGACCCCTACGATCTCGACGCCGGCCGGCGGGTGCCCGGCCTGGCCGAGATCCGGGACGGCTCGGCGCCGGTGCTGGTCGCGTTCTCCGGTGACGACGCCGACGAGTGCGTCTCCGCGCACGACCTGAGCTGCCGCGCGCTGGCCGTGGCCCAGGAGTGGCTGGCGGAGCCCCGCTTCGGCGGCGCCACGCTGACCGTGGTGCCCGCGGTGTGTGGTCCGGCACGGACGTGGCCGCGTCGGCGGTGTGGGGCCTGGTGCGCTCGGCGCAGTCGGAGCACCCCGGCCGGTTCCGCCTGA